In Lolium perenne isolate Kyuss_39 chromosome 5, Kyuss_2.0, whole genome shotgun sequence, the sequence gcgcatcaatgagctagagcttgtcatggagatgaacacaagctctaactcatctcatggataagaaacaagaacaaccaagaaacacgatgcaatgcatgcaaggtttgagctctctccgatgatgcgatccactatcctatcgagcacaaacctaaaCCTTGCGTgttcctctcgagtcggcaagcttcgtcttcatcctcttcatcattgtacatgccaccgtcttcttcgatcttgtacgcacgccaccgtcttcatccatcttcatcttcaacatggtcttcgtctctcttcgacacagtcttcgtcattgtactccatcttctccatcttacaaccttgagtccagcacatagctatggacttgacctaagattgattctcaatgcaaccgttagtccgtagggattgtcatcaattaccaaaaccacacatggggtaaaggacaTGTTCTTACAACTGCTCCTAACGTCAAAAGTTGccagtggaacagatggaccacaaccgctacttcgcttccgctatgtgttgtgtttgttggtcaatagatcaactattattgtaatattggatcatgtaatcccttgttgtaagacgattatggtttgtaatgaatgatgtgttgtgatatcaatctattatgtcttgcAAAaataatcttcctgggattgcgatgtatggcataataggcatctggacttaaaaatccgggtgttgacatctaTATAGGAATTCCGAAAGTAATATCCATTCAGTATGGTGGAATCTTTACAAGCTTACTTAAAAAAACATGGAAAGGAAGATCTGGTAATTTATTTTTGACATTAAAGATATGGTCGAACATTTGCTATAATGAAGAAAACACTTGATTGTTGAATCGGTACAAATGTTAACCCTGATACAGGAACAGAAGAACAATCTAGCACTCCAGTGTGTGAAGCTGACATATGCCCCCTTACTGAATGGCCTTCCCATGCTCGCCGCTACCGCCCGCAACTACAGGATGGTACTAGTTTTTTTACATGTGTGTCCTCATTTCTTGCAATATAATACATAGTAATACAATTCTTTTGTGTATGTTTTGGGCTGTAGACGCTGACGGACCCAAGAACAAAGGACGAGATGTACTGAAAGGTTTGAAAGCAAGTAAGAAGCGTCATGCCAATGGATCTGGAAAGCTGAATATAGCATTCTATGATAAATTGGGCGGCGCAGTAAGAATGAACTACCGTTCATTCAAGGATGACGTCATTATCATAATGAAAAGAAGATTACCAATTTTTGGAGTGAGGTAGTGGTCGGACATTCACCCTGACCTCCATCAACTCATAGTTGCAGATTTGTTGGTGAGTCTATCTTTGTCTTATTTTTTGTCTATAATGAACTACTAAAGTCTATCTGTTTGTTGTACACATTACATGACAGATATGACTTGGAAGATACACTAGAAACAACAAAGAAAATTCTTAAAATTACGAAAGAGCGATACAGAGTCTGGCGAGCATCTCTAAGCAGCACTTACAAGGCAACAAAACAGATGATGCTAGAATGTCCAATATACCAGAAGATTTACAACAGGGAGATCGGGAATGGATGATTCGGTACTTTGGCACTGATCAGAAATTTAAGGTTATCCCTATGCCCACAGTTTGTGAAATGTGTACTATCATGAAATGGCTTGTCTCACTCATTTTTTTATCACTGAATGTGTAGGAACTCAACCAAAAGAACTCGAGTAACCGGAAGAAACTCAAGACAAACCATAGAACTGGGTCAAAAATCAAAATCCTACTCTCAACTGAGTTTTGAGAATGTATGAGCCTACTCACTCTGCATGATTCGCTGCTCACTTTGCTTTAATGTTTTTAGCATATAATTTTTGCACTACTTGCAGAGAAATTCGGAAAGTGGAGAAGAGTCAGACTGTATTGCTCTCTGGGAAACCACCCACTGCAAAAATGGATCATGGACTACCGAAGAGTCCAAATAAGTTTACATGAGTATACTGACTTAGAAGCTACTCTAAACTTACTTAATGTTGTTCAtcgtgtatggttcttcatctgATGGGAGTGTTTTTTCGTAATTAGGAAAAAGCATGTCAAGACATTCAAAACAGAGAAACAGAAACTGGAGGTACAGTTTCAGTTGAACATAGAATCAATATTTTCCAGACTGCATATAAAAAATCGATGAAATGCAAGTCATCGCAGCCTCGTGGGTTTGGATACATGGCCAAACTGCCAACTAGGTCTAAAAGGATTAAGTTTCAGGTTGAAGAGCAAGCTTGTGCTACGGTACAGATCCAAAAGGTAAACTCTGAGCTCAGCCAGCAGGTCACAGAATTAAAACATAAGTTACAAGATGAACGTGATAGTATGGACGAGAAGATTAATTTAGAGCGTGCTCAGAGGGAACAACTTGAGGAGAGGTTAGAGGAAGAGCATGTTGAAAGGGAAAGAATGATGGAATTTGAGCGAACCTCAAGAGAGGAATTTGAGAAAAAATTGATGGAAAAGTTTCACAAAGAGTTTCAATCACAGTTTCAAGATTACGCCAAACAGATTGAAACATAGAAGACGCAAACAAATAAGATGATgataatcatatgcttgcaaactCCTAAATTTTAATTGTTTACTTGCATTGCTAAAAAGGCACATCATTTTCGCAGATTGAAACACAGAAGACGCTAACAAATAAGGTGATGATAGTCATATCATTGCAAACTCGTAAGATTTAGTTGTTTACTTGCATTGCTAACAATGCACATCTTTTTCGCAGATTCCTAAGATGGCAAACCTGAAAGAAAATATTAGTTCaaacatgcaaacaccacttgtaCAGAGCCCTACTAAGAAAATAATTTATGCGCACAATACGTTACAAAATAGTTGAATGTTTAGAGCATTGGTAAGTCACAACATTGTGCAAATTGGTACTAGTACATATTGTTTTGGCTTCACTCACACTATAGCCTAGCTGCAACTAATTCTTATGTTTCACTATGTGTTGTCGCTGTGTTGACTCACAACTAATGTTTTGGTTTCACCCACACTAACACCTTGCTGCACCTACTGCTTATGTTACACCATGTGTTGTTCCTGCGTTGACTAACAACTTAAACAAACAACAGATATATGCTAGCTAGGGACCATGATAAATGTAGTGTTGCGTCAAGTCTCAGTCGCCATGACTACCTGTTTCATTCACATGTTGTGATAACTTGGCGCCACCAACAAAGGTTATGTTTAAATAGATTTTCTCCACTAACATTCTAGCCGTTGCGATAGCTATTTCGCGCCACcaaaccaaactttgttgaattagCGAATCGAATAGAGTGGCGCAACAAATAATTTAAGTTGTCACACTTGTTTCTAGCTACTAATATTTAGGTCGTTGCGACTTACTATTTGGCTCCATCAAAATAATTTCTGTTGAAATAAAGTAGCGCCACAGAATTTTCCATTGTTGCAGTAGTTTGTCGCTTCAACTAATTTAGTCGTCGCGATAACCAAAAAATTCTTTTTTACCAAGATTGAGTTGTTTGTGGCCAATCGTTTTTTCCACGCATATAAGATTTGTTGACATAGTTTCTTGCCACAAAAATTATTTGTGTTGAAACAAAGTATGGCCACAGAATTTTCCATTCTCATAGTAGTTTGTCACTTCAACTAATTTGGCCATCGCGATAACCATAAAATTATTTTTTACCACGATTGAGTTGTTTGTGGCAAATCGCTTTTTCCACGCATATAAGGTTTGTTCGCATAGTTTGTTGCCACAAAATTGGACGATGCAAATAAATTGGCCTGTTCCAACGAAAGAGCATGTGCAACGAAACACGCACCGTTGACATAGTTGTCAGTCGCCACGGTTTGGTATTTGTTGCACTAGAGATATAGCCACACAAAAATACGGTTGCATTAGGTGAGTGCCACCACGGAAAAATGCGTGGCAATTTCCCGCATCAATGGTGGCAAAAGACCAATTTCTTTGCGATGGAACTCGTTCCATGGAAGTAGCCTAGTACCGCGTGATTAGTCGCAACGACGCCCAACAAACGGCTTTTTGATGCAACATGTACCTATTGCGACGATTTGTCACTTATTACGACGATTTAAGGCGTTGCAATCGAACGGACTTCCTGTAGTGTATATTgcctatcagtggcgcaccaagatgtgccactactatcacgccatTGGTAATAATTAGCAGTTGCACACCTCGCGGTGCACCATTGGTAAGATGCGAAGTTGTGCGCCATTGGTAACCATATGATGCGCCACTATTGAAATGATAGGGTGAGCTACTGTTTTGAtgttaggtgcgccactgcttggacaataaataaataagaaaaaaagCCACATGGACCTCGTTTGTCGCAAGGGCGGATTTGATTCTGTCTGAGTTGACCCACGATATTCATTACTCGGTCCCTAAAAGATACCACAATTATTACAGAACCCTAAAACATAACAAGTTCCTAAACTTTACAACTAAAACCctacaaaaaaagaaaaacaaaatcaAGTCCCTGTATCAACAGAGAAAGAGCAAGCCAGACGATCCTTATCCCCGCCGGATCACGCCAGATCCTTGTCGTCACCGGAGCACGTGCATGACGCTGTGGACCTTGTCGCCAACACGGAGCTCAACGATGTCGCGCTTGACGGTGGCATTTCTCTCCTCCCAGACCGCCCGCTCTCCTAGTACCTCGAGGCCTCCTCCACCAGCCTGAGCCGCCCCTCGAGCTCGCCGcggcagtggcggagccaggattGAAGCAAACCTAGGGCCAAAAACTAAGCGCAAAAGTAACTACTAAAAAAAGTCTTGTAATACCACACAAAAATTGGTAAGGTAGCAAGAATGAACATATATTTTTAGATCCATTGTTAATTCTCCAAGAACATGCATAAGAAATaactaaaaaaattaaaatagttTAATGGGATACAAAATATGGTACCAAGTAACTAGTTCTGTGCGTCCGTGCCTCCCATGACTTCATCAACAACCTCATCAACAGTAGAAGAGGAACCAATACCTCCAAGAGAGAAAGAATATTTCTTATGGAAAAGCACAACCATGAAGTGCAATAGAAAATCATTCATACAAATATGAAAACTTACCGAAACGACAAGGTAAAATTCCTCTCCGTGAGCTATATCCTTGAAAATGATATAAGATATCATCATCATTGATAGAGTGAAATACATCTCGTTCAATATAGCATACCATGTTATAATTCATCCAATCACCACCCATTTTATTCCTCAACTCAGTCTTGATAATGTTCATAGCCGAGAAAGCTCTCTCTACTGATGTCGTTGCAACGGGCAAAATCAATGCCAACTCAATAAGACGATACACCAAAGCAAAAGTAGTGTGTCTATCGGTCTGAACCATCTTCACAGCAAGATTACCAAGGTCATGACAACTTAAAAAATCCGGATCACCTCTCAGATCAGCAATGAATGTCTCAAGTTGGTTTCTAAGAACAAAAGAGATCTCATATATGGAGAAGTCATCAGCATACATCGCAGCAAGTTCAACAAGTTTGTCTTCATCAAAGTTAGCAAATGAGTTCTTTGGATCAAGACAAGCAATGCACCTCAACAACTGAGTTGATTTTTCAGCAAAGCGGTTATTCAACTCAACAATAATTTGGTCATGCACAACATTGAATATTTCATATCTAAAGCGGTGATAGTAAGTTACCATTGTACTTCCACGACCCCTGGAGCGACCTCGAGCGGGTATTGTATCATCCATGTTTGGTACTACAATTTTATATTTGACACAAAAGTCATTTGTCTCATTGAAGAGTTCATCCCAACCATTTTCTCGGATACCTTGAAGATTTTCCAATGTTACGCCAATCAAACTCACAGCACGAACAATGTTTTGATCTTTCTTTTGCAAACAATGTGACAAATCATTAGTCTTGCCCAATAATCTGATCATAAGATGCAATATGAGAACAAACTCAAAGCTCTCCATCTGAGTAATCAAGCCACCAGCTGTGGTTCTCTGTGTAAGATTTTCTGCATCATCATGAACATTCTCTAATACATGTAGAACAGATTCCCACATTGAAATGAATCTACACAAAGTTTTATGGTGTGTGCCCCACCGTGTATCCCCAGGTTTTACAAGATTCGTTGCTTGGTTTTTTCCTCTTCCTGAAAATATTTCTCCAGACTCTAGTTTGCTCACCATTGTGTCATGT encodes:
- the LOC127298782 gene encoding uncharacterized protein, translated to MPTRDLRQFEKQRCACTPAAARPTRRPCFACGSARRYVAGSPPPPASVIAGLLQCCPAAVAASTCLNSYVDKKGYVIERFIGINHVPDTRAASLKAALDGMFLDHGLSMAKLRGQGYDGASNMRGKFRGLQRLILDENPYAFYIHCFAHQLQLVVVAVAKCCSSILDFFNNTTLIVNTVNASCKRHDEVAQHQHDTMVSKLESGEIFSGRGKNQATNLVKPGDTRWGTHHKTLCRFISMWESVLHVLENVHDDAENLTQRTTAGGLITQMESFEFVLILHLMIRLLGKTNDLSHCLQKKDQNIVRAVSLIGVTLENLQGIRENGWDELFNETNDFCVKYKIVVPNMDDTIPARGRSRGRGSTMVTYYHRFRYEIFNVVHDQIIVELNNRFAEKSTQLLRCIACLDPKNSFANFDEDKLVELAAMYADDFSIYEISFVLRNQLETFIADLRGDPDFLSCHDLGNLAVKMVQTDRHTTFALVYRLIELALILPVATTSVERAFSAMNIIKTELRNKMGGDWMNYNMVCYIERDVFHSINDDDILYHFQGYSSRRGILPCRFVFGPRFASILAPPLPRRARGAAQAGGGGLEVLGERAVWEERNATVKRDIVELRVGDKVHSVMHVLR